The window GCGGCGACCGAGACGTCCCACGGCATGAGGATGAGAACAGGTGCTGATAGCGGGCCGCTACCGGCTGAGCGAGTCGATCGGGCGCGGTGGGATGGGGGAGGTCTGGCGGGCGTACGACGAGACGCTCGCCCGGCCCGTGGCCGTCAAGCTCCTGCTGCCCCAGGACTCCGACCCCACCGCAACCTCCCGGTTCCGGCTGGAGGCGCAGACCGCTGCGCGGATCGCCCACCCGAACGTGGTCGGCGTCCGGGACTTCGGCGAGCACGACAACCGGCTCTTCCTGGTGATGGAGCTGGTCTCGGGCGACAGCCTCGCCCGAGTGGCGTCGCAGTTCGGCGCGCTGCCCGTCGAGCGCGTGGCACGTATCGCCGCCCAGGCCGCCGCGGGTCTTGCCGCCGCGCACCGGCAGGGCATCGTCCACCGGGACATCAAGCCCGGCAATCTGCTCCTGGACGCCGACGGCACCCTCAAGATCGGTGACTTCGGCATCGCCCGCTTCCTGGACGACCCCGGCGCCGCGCTGACCGCCACCGGGCAGATCGTCGGCACGAGCCTCTACCTCGCCCCCGAGCGCGCCCTGGGAAAGCCGGCGGGCCCGGCCTCCGACGTCTACGCGCTGGGCTGTGTGCTCTACCAGCTCCTCACCGGCCGCCCGCCGTTCCACGCGGACACCGCGGTCGCCATCCTGCACCAGCACCTCGACGCCGCCCCCGTGCCGCCCCGCGAGCTGGGCGTCCCCGGCCTCCCGCCCGCCTTCGAGAACTACCTCCTCGGCCTGCTCGCCAAGGACCCCGAGCACCGGCCGACGGCCCAGCAGGCCGCCGACTGGTTCGCCGGCGGCGCCTGGCAGGGACGCCCCGAGCCGTTGCCCGACGCGACGTCACCGTCCCGGCAGCGCGCGGCCGCCCCGGCGTCCGCCGCCGGGGCACAGCAGGTGGGGGAGGCCAGCACGCCGACCACGTACATGCTGCCGTCCGCCCAGGGAACGGCGTCCGTCGGCGGATCCCGATCCCGATCCCGGTCCCGCCCCCGACCGCGGTCCCGGTTCGGGACCCGGCGCGTGACCGCCACCGTGGCCGGAGCGGTGCTCTTCGTGGCCGCGATGCTCCTCGGCATGCTGTGGTTCTCCCCCGACAACACCGCGTCGGAGGGGACGAAGTCCGAGGCACCGCCCAGCCCGAGCGCCTCCGCATCCACCCTCCCCCTGGAATCGAGCCCGTCTCCGACCGCCTCCCCGGTCCCGGTGGCGCAGACCAGCGCCGTTCAGGAAGCACAGGACGAGGCGAAGCGGGAGCAGGAGAGGTGGGGGCAGGAGGAACGCGAACAGAAATTGCGCGATCAGGAGACGAAGGACCTGCAGAAGCAGCGCGAGGCGCAACAGGACGACGACGGCGACGACAGCGGCGAGGACGACTGACGGTCGGGTCCAGTCTCCGCACTCATGGAGAGCATGGAGAGACTGTCAGCCCAACGCCTCCTCCAGCAGCGCCGCCCACTGCGCCACCACCCGTTCCCGACGCCCCGTGTCGTCGGTGAGGAGGTTCGCCAGTCCCAGGCCGCGGGCCATGTCCAGCAGGCCCTGGACCGTCTCCCGCACGCCCGGCCTGGACTCGTCGGCGCCCAGCAGGTCCACCGCGATCCGGTGGGTCTCGCGGCCCACGCGGGCCTCCAGTTCGGTGACCCTCGGCCGTAGCTGTTCCTCGTTGGACGCGGCCACCCACAGGTGCAGGGCCGCGCGGAACAGCGGGCCGGTGTAGAGGTCGACCAATGCCGACACCACCGCCCGGCGGTCGCCCGCCGCGCCCTCGGGGAACAGGGCCCGCAGTGCCGTCGAACGTTCCTCGGCGACGTACTCGACCGCGGCGGTGAAGAGGTCCTCGCGGGTCGGGAAGTGGTGCTGGGCGGCGCCGCGGGAGACTCCGGCGCGTTCGGCGACGACGGAGACCGTGGAGCCCGCCCAGCCGTGCTCGGCGAGGCAGGCCACGGCGGCTTCCAGGAGCCGCTGTCGGGTGGCGCGGCTGCGGTCCTGCTTGGGCACGCGGTCCGCGCGGTCCACGCGGTCGCCGACTGTGCTCACACCACCCATTCGGGATCCCGTCTTTCGAGGAAGGCCGTCATTCCCTCGCGGGCCTGCGCGGAGGAGAACAGCCGGGCCGAGAGCGCGGTCAGGTCGGCCGCGTCCCGGTCGAAGGTTTCCAGCACCTTAGTCGTGAGCAGCGCCTTCGTCTCGGCCAGGGCCTGGGGGGAGGCGCGGCGCAGGCCGTCCAGGACGGGGGCGAGGGTCTCGTCGACGTCCTCGCCCTCCGCCGTGAGCAGGCCCATGCGGGCGGCCTCGGGTGCGGTGAAGCGTTCGCCGGTGAGGTAGTAGCGGGCGAGGGCGCGGGGGTCGGTGCGGGGCAGGAGCGGGAGGGAGATCACCGCGGGGGCGACTCCGATGCGGACCTCTGTGAAGGCGAACGTGGCCTCCCGCGACGCCGCCGATATGTCGCAGGCCGCGAGCAGGCCCAGTCCGCCCGCGCGTACATGGCCGGTGACGCGGGCCACCACCGGTTTGGGCAGTTCCACGACCTGCCGGAGCAGCGCCACCAGTGCGTCCGGGGGCGGGGGGTCGCGCAGGTCGGCGCCCGCGCAGAACGTGTTGCCGGTGTGGGTGAGGACGATCGCGCGTACGTCGGCGTCCTTGGCGCAGTCCGTCAGCGCGTCGGTCAGCTCGCCCACCAGCGCCGCCGAGAGCGCGTTGCGGTTGTCCGGGGAGTCCAGGGTGAGGGTCTGCACGGCACGCGCGCGTGTACGGCCGATCAGTGTCATGTGGCCTCCCTCAGTGCCCGCAGTTCGCGGCGCAGGATCTTGCCGGAGGCGGCCCGCGGGACGCCGTCGATGAAGGTGACCTGGCGGACGCGCTTGTAGGGGGCGACGCGTTCGGCGACGTACATCATGACCTCTCCTTCGGAGAGGTCGGTGGCGGCCGGCTGGCGGACCACGTACGCGTGCGGGACTTCGTTGCCGTCGTCGTTGTAGACGCCGATCACGGCCGCGTCCGCGATGCCGGGGTGGGTGAGCAGGAGTGCCTCCAGTTCGGCGGGTGCCACCTGGAAGCCCTTGTACTTGATGAGTTCCTTGACGCGGTCGACGACGAACAGCCAGCCGTCGGCGTCGACATGGCCGACGTCGCCGGTGTGCAGCCAGCCGTCGGGGTCGATCATCGCGGCGGTGGCGTCGGGGCGGCCGAGGTAGCCCTTCATCACCTGGGGGCCGCGGATGAGGATCTCGCCGGACTCGCCGATGCCGAGGTCCTTGTCGGGGTCGTCGAGGGAGACGATGCGCATCTCGGTGCCGGCGATGAGCCTGCCGACGGTTCCGGCGGGCGCGTCGTGCATGGCGGCCAGGGGGACGACGTGGGTGCCGGGGGACAGTTCCGTCATGCCGTACGCCTGGCCGACCGGCGGCAGGCCAAGGCGCTGCGAGCAGGCGGTGGCGAGCTTCGCGTCCAGGGGGGCTGCGGCGCTGACGATGTACTTCAGGGACGACAGGTCGTACTGCGCGACCAGCGGGTGCTTGGCGAGGGCGAGGACGATCGGCGGGGCCACGTACAGGCCGGTGATGCGGTGGTTCTGGATCGCCGCGAGGAAGGTCTCCAGCTCGAAGCGGGGCAGGACGACGACCGTCGCGCCCAGCCTCAGGGGCGCGTTCATCAGGGCCGTCAGGCCGTAGATGTGGAAGAAGGGCAGCACGGCGAGGATGCGGTCGCCGGGGCCGGCCGGGATGACGGGTTCGAGCTGGGCGAGGTTGGTGGCGATCTGGCGGTGGGTGAGCATCACACCCTTGGGTATGCCGGTGGTGCCCGACGAGTACGGCAGGGCCGCGACGTCCGTCGCGGGGTCGATGCCGGTCTGCGGTTCGGGGGCCGCGGACGCCAGCATGTCGATGAGTGAGCGATGTCCTGGTGCGCTGTCGCAGACGAAGATCTCCCGGACCCCGCCCGCGAGTTCGGCGGCCCGGCGTGCCGCCTCCAGCAGCGGCGAGACGGTGACGATCCACCGGGCCGCCGAGTCCTTCAGCTGCTTGGCGAACTCCTCGGGCGTGGCGAGCGGATGCACGGTCGTGACGGAGGCGCCCGCGCGCGTGGCCGCGTAGAAGGCGGTCGGGAAGGCGACGGTGTTGGGGCTGTGCAGGGCGAGGATGTCTCCCTTGCGGACGCCCGCCTCGGCGAGGCCGGCGGCGATACGCCGGTGGAAGCGGTCGAGCTGTTCGTACGTGAGGGTGGTGCCGTCCGTGCCGTCGATGAGCGCGGGTGCGTCACCGAAGGCGGCGGCCCGGCCCAGTACGGCTTCGTGGATGGGGAGTTCTACGGCCGGGACGTCTGCGTACTCGCTGCGGAACACGGTTCCTCCTCGCGACACGGTGCCGGACGGGTGCCGGTCAGTACGACTTGGGCAGGCCCAGGGTCTGGTGGGAGACGTAGTTGAGAATCATCTCCCGGCTCACCGGAGCAATACGAGACACGCGCGCGGCGGTTATCAACGAGGCCAGTCCGAATTCGCGGGTGAGGCCGTTGCCGCCGAGGGTGTGCACGGCCTGGTCGACCGCCTTCACGCAGGCCTCCCCGGCCGCGTACTTCGCCATGTTGGCGGCCTCGCCTGCGCCCACGTCGTCTCCGGCGTCGTACAGGTGGGCGGCCTTCTGCATCATCAGGCGGGCCAGTTCGAGGTCGATGTGTGCCTGGGCAAGGGGGTGGGCGATGGCCTGGTGGGCGCCGATGGGGGCCTTCCAGACGGTGCGGTCGCGCGCGTACTCGACGGCACGCGCGAGGGCGTAGCGTCCCATGCCGATCGCGAAGGCGGCCGTCATGACGCGTTCGGGGTTGAGGCCGGCGAAGAGCTGGAGGAGGCCCGCGTCCTCGTCACCGACCAGGGCGTCTGCGGGCAGTCGTACGTCGTCGAGGGTCAGCTCGAACTGCTTCTCGGCGGCGTTGAGTTCCATGTCGATCTGGCGGCGCGTGAAGCCTTCGGCGTCGCGCGGGACGATGAACAGGCAGGGCTTGAGGTTGCCGGTGCGGGCGTCTTCGGTGCGGCCGACTATGAGGGTGGCGTCGGCTGTGTCGACGCCGGAGATGAAGACCTTGCGGCCGGTGAGCAGCCAGTCGCCGGTGTCCGGGTCGCGGCGGGCCGTGGTGGTGATGCGGTGGCTGTTGGAGCCGGCGTCGGGTTCGGTGATGCCGAAGGCCATGGTGCGGGTGCCGTCGGCGAGGCCGGGGAGCCAGTGCTGCTTCTGGGCGTCGGTGCCGAAGCGGGCGATCACTGTGCCGCAGATCGCCGGGGAGACGACCATCATGAGGAGGGGGCAGCCTGCCGCGCCGAGTTCTTCGAGGACGAGGGAGAGTTCTGCGATTCCGCCGCCTCCGCCTCCGTACTCCTCGGGGAGGTTGACGCCCAGGTAGCCGAGTTTCGCGGCCTCGGACCAGAGTTCCTCGGGGTGGCGGCCCTCGCTGACGATCCTGGTGATGTAGTCGCGTCCGTACCGCTTTCCGAGCTGGGCGACGGCGGCACGCAGGGCTTTGTGCTCGTCCGTTTCGATGATGGCGCTCACTGGTCCTCCTCCACGACGGCTAGCAGTGCGCCGACCTCCACCTGCCGGCCGGGCACGGCGTGCAAGGCGCTCAGCGTCCCTGAGACGGGCGCTGCGATCTTGTGCTGCATCTTCATCGCCTCCAGCCACAGCAGGGGCTCTCCGGCCCGTACGGCCGCCCCTACGGTCAGGCCGTCGGCGACGCGGACGACTGTCCCCGGCATGGGCGCGAGGAGGGACCCGGGGGTGTGCTGTGTGGCCGGGTCCGGGAAACGGGGCAGCGCGGTGAGGCGCGTGGCGTTGACGTGGATCTCGTCGCCGTACCTGGCGACGTCGAACTTCCTTCGTACGCCGTCCACTTCGAGTACGACCTCACGGGCGTCCGCGTGTACGACCCGGACCCCGTCGGCCTCAAGGCCCTCCCGCGTGTGCCGGTAAGGGACCTCGTGCTCCTGCCCTGCCATCGCGTAGCGCTTGGTCTGGGGCTGGGACGGCACGTTGCGCCAGCCGCCGAAGCGGGAGCGGCCGTGGGCGTCGGACAGGGCCGCGGCCAGGGGGGCGTGCGGGTCGGGGGTCGGCTCGGTCAGGTCGGTCAGGTGGCGGTCGTAGAAGCCCGTGTCCATGCGGGCGGTCGTGAACTCCTCGTGGCGCAGTGAGCGGACCAGGAGGTCGCGGTTGGTGAGCGGGCCGTGGATCGTCGCCTGTTCCAGGGCGCCGGCGAGCTTGCGGATCGCGCCCGCGCGCGTGGGGGCGTGGGCGACGAGCTTGGCGAGCATGGGGTCGTAGTGGACGCCGATCTCGTCGCCGTCGGTGAAGCCGGTGTCCAGCCGGACGTGCTCGGGCACGGCGAAACGGTGCAGGGTGCCGGTCTGCGGGGCCCAGTCGTGGGCCGGGTCCTCGGCGTAGAGGCGTGCCTCGACGGCGTGGCCACGCGCGCGTGGGGGCTCGGCTTCGAGGGCGTGGCCCTCGGCCACCTGGATCTGGAGGGCGACCAGGTCGATGCCGTGCACGGTTTCCGTCACGGGGTGTTCGACCTGGAGGCGGGTGTTCATCTCCAGGAAGTGGGGCTTGCCGTCGGCGACGAGGAACTCGACCGTGCCGGCACCCACGTAGTCCACAGCACGCGCGGCGCGTACGGACAGCGCGCGCAACTCCTCTGCGAGCTCCGCGGACAGTCCGGGCGCCGGGGCCTCCTCGATGACCTTCTGGTGGCGGCGCTGGAGGGAGCAGTCGCGGGTGCCGAGGGCCCAGACCGTGCCGTGTGTGTCGGCGAGGATCTGCACCTCGACGTGGCGGCCGTTCTCGACGTACGGCTCGACGAACACCTCACCGTCGCCGAAGGCGCTCGCGGCCTCGGTGCGCGCGCTCTCCAGGGCGGCGGTCAGCTCCTCCAGACGGCGCACGACACGCATTCCGCGCCCGCCGCCGCCCGCGGCCGCCTTCACCAGCACCGGCAGGTCGGCCTCGGTCACCTCGCCCAGGGGGGCCAGACCCATCATCTGTTTGGCCCGTGTCTTGGACGCCATCGCCTCGATCGCCTCCGGCGGCGGGCCGATCCAGACGAGCCCCGCGTCGAGGACGGCGCGCGCGAAGTCGGCGTTCTCGGAGAGGAAGCCGTAGCCGGGGTGCACGGCGTCCGCGCCGGAGGCCACGGCCGCCTTCACGATCAGGTCGCCGTCCAGGTACGTGGCGGAGGGCGCCGCCCCCGGCAGCCGTACCGCCGTGTCGGCCACGCGCGTGTGGAGGGCGTTCTCGTCGGCGTCCGAGTGCACGGCGACCGTCCGGATTCCCCACTCACGGCAGGTGCGGAAGATTCGGCAGGCGATCTCGCCCCGGTTCGCCACCAGAACAGAAGTAATCATTGCCTCACATCCGGAAGACGCCGAAGCCACCGCGCGCGCCCTCGTAGGGCGCGGTGTGGATGGCGGACAGACACATACCGAGGACGGTTCGGGTGTCGCGCGGATCTATGACGCCGTCGTCGTACAGCCGCCCCGACAGAAACATCGGCAGCGACTCCGACTCGATCTGCCGCTCCACCATGGCGCGCAGCGCGGCGTCCCCCTCCTCGTCGTACGGCTGTCCCTTGGCGGCCGCCGACTGCCGGGCCACGATCGAGAGCACGCCGGCGAGCTGCTGGGGGCCCATGACGGCCGACTTGGCGCTGGGCCAGGCGAAGAGGAAGCGGGGGTCGTAGGCGCGGCCGCACATGCCGTAGTGGCCGGCGCCGTAGGACGCCCCCATGAGGACGGAGAGGTGCGGCACGCGGCTGTTGCTGACCGCGTTGATCATCATGGCGCCGTGCTTGATGATGCCGCCCTGCTCGTACTGGCTGCCCACCATGTAGCCGGTGGTGTTGTGCAGGAACAGCAGCGGGATGTCGCGCTGGTTGGCGAGCTGGATGAACTGGGCGGCCTTCTGCGACTCCTCGCTGAACAGGACCCCTTGGGCGTTCGCCAGCACGCCGATCGGATAGCCATGGAGGGCCGCCCAGCCGGTGGTCAGGCTCGTTCCGTACATCGGCTTGAACTCGTCGAAGTCCGAGGCGTCGACGATGCGGGCGATGACCTCGCGC of the Streptomyces sp. T12 genome contains:
- a CDS encoding serine/threonine-protein kinase, which encodes MLIAGRYRLSESIGRGGMGEVWRAYDETLARPVAVKLLLPQDSDPTATSRFRLEAQTAARIAHPNVVGVRDFGEHDNRLFLVMELVSGDSLARVASQFGALPVERVARIAAQAAAGLAAAHRQGIVHRDIKPGNLLLDADGTLKIGDFGIARFLDDPGAALTATGQIVGTSLYLAPERALGKPAGPASDVYALGCVLYQLLTGRPPFHADTAVAILHQHLDAAPVPPRELGVPGLPPAFENYLLGLLAKDPEHRPTAQQAADWFAGGAWQGRPEPLPDATSPSRQRAAAPASAAGAQQVGEASTPTTYMLPSAQGTASVGGSRSRSRSRPRPRSRFGTRRVTATVAGAVLFVAAMLLGMLWFSPDNTASEGTKSEAPPSPSASASTLPLESSPSPTASPVPVAQTSAVQEAQDEAKREQERWGQEEREQKLRDQETKDLQKQREAQQDDDGDDSGEDD
- a CDS encoding TetR/AcrR family transcriptional regulator — encoded protein: MGGVSTVGDRVDRADRVPKQDRSRATRQRLLEAAVACLAEHGWAGSTVSVVAERAGVSRGAAQHHFPTREDLFTAAVEYVAEERSTALRALFPEGAAGDRRAVVSALVDLYTGPLFRAALHLWVAASNEEQLRPRVTELEARVGRETHRIAVDLLGADESRPGVRETVQGLLDMARGLGLANLLTDDTGRRERVVAQWAALLEEALG
- a CDS encoding enoyl-CoA hydratase family protein; its protein translation is MTLIGRTRARAVQTLTLDSPDNRNALSAALVGELTDALTDCAKDADVRAIVLTHTGNTFCAGADLRDPPPPDALVALLRQVVELPKPVVARVTGHVRAGGLGLLAACDISAASREATFAFTEVRIGVAPAVISLPLLPRTDPRALARYYLTGERFTAPEAARMGLLTAEGEDVDETLAPVLDGLRRASPQALAETKALLTTKVLETFDRDAADLTALSARLFSSAQAREGMTAFLERRDPEWVV
- a CDS encoding 4-coumarate--CoA ligase family protein; its protein translation is MFRSEYADVPAVELPIHEAVLGRAAAFGDAPALIDGTDGTTLTYEQLDRFHRRIAAGLAEAGVRKGDILALHSPNTVAFPTAFYAATRAGASVTTVHPLATPEEFAKQLKDSAARWIVTVSPLLEAARRAAELAGGVREIFVCDSAPGHRSLIDMLASAAPEPQTGIDPATDVAALPYSSGTTGIPKGVMLTHRQIATNLAQLEPVIPAGPGDRILAVLPFFHIYGLTALMNAPLRLGATVVVLPRFELETFLAAIQNHRITGLYVAPPIVLALAKHPLVAQYDLSSLKYIVSAAAPLDAKLATACSQRLGLPPVGQAYGMTELSPGTHVVPLAAMHDAPAGTVGRLIAGTEMRIVSLDDPDKDLGIGESGEILIRGPQVMKGYLGRPDATAAMIDPDGWLHTGDVGHVDADGWLFVVDRVKELIKYKGFQVAPAELEALLLTHPGIADAAVIGVYNDDGNEVPHAYVVRQPAATDLSEGEVMMYVAERVAPYKRVRQVTFIDGVPRAASGKILRRELRALREAT
- a CDS encoding acyl-CoA dehydrogenase family protein — encoded protein: MSAIIETDEHKALRAAVAQLGKRYGRDYITRIVSEGRHPEELWSEAAKLGYLGVNLPEEYGGGGGGIAELSLVLEELGAAGCPLLMMVVSPAICGTVIARFGTDAQKQHWLPGLADGTRTMAFGITEPDAGSNSHRITTTARRDPDTGDWLLTGRKVFISGVDTADATLIVGRTEDARTGNLKPCLFIVPRDAEGFTRRQIDMELNAAEKQFELTLDDVRLPADALVGDEDAGLLQLFAGLNPERVMTAAFAIGMGRYALARAVEYARDRTVWKAPIGAHQAIAHPLAQAHIDLELARLMMQKAAHLYDAGDDVGAGEAANMAKYAAGEACVKAVDQAVHTLGGNGLTREFGLASLITAARVSRIAPVSREMILNYVSHQTLGLPKSY
- a CDS encoding biotin carboxylase N-terminal domain-containing protein, with the protein product MITSVLVANRGEIACRIFRTCREWGIRTVAVHSDADENALHTRVADTAVRLPGAAPSATYLDGDLIVKAAVASGADAVHPGYGFLSENADFARAVLDAGLVWIGPPPEAIEAMASKTRAKQMMGLAPLGEVTEADLPVLVKAAAGGGGRGMRVVRRLEELTAALESARTEAASAFGDGEVFVEPYVENGRHVEVQILADTHGTVWALGTRDCSLQRRHQKVIEEAPAPGLSAELAEELRALSVRAARAVDYVGAGTVEFLVADGKPHFLEMNTRLQVEHPVTETVHGIDLVALQIQVAEGHALEAEPPRARGHAVEARLYAEDPAHDWAPQTGTLHRFAVPEHVRLDTGFTDGDEIGVHYDPMLAKLVAHAPTRAGAIRKLAGALEQATIHGPLTNRDLLVRSLRHEEFTTARMDTGFYDRHLTDLTEPTPDPHAPLAAALSDAHGRSRFGGWRNVPSQPQTKRYAMAGQEHEVPYRHTREGLEADGVRVVHADAREVVLEVDGVRRKFDVARYGDEIHVNATRLTALPRFPDPATQHTPGSLLAPMPGTVVRVADGLTVGAAVRAGEPLLWLEAMKMQHKIAAPVSGTLSALHAVPGRQVEVGALLAVVEEDQ